From a region of the Paenibacillus segetis genome:
- a CDS encoding TOMM precursor leader peptide-binding protein has protein sequence MNTVAIIGEGNLADTVCKCLSGLVLVRSKDFSEAIPSVDLVLVLQDEDNSSFFYEADQMLRPRGMPWLCAYVSLGEGIIGPLIVPGKSGCFQCAETRLSLAGSNRKEVEDYLKKLVSEDYVLDYTTEISSAGASYMAHIISAETEKVLRGDRANCEDHLYLVNLSHLSSTIHYVLPIGTCSVCGQLHDDSAELAKISLQKCLKQGNSYRSRSMSDLKKVLLKDYWDSRTGIFNDKKWGLASTFASAAINLPLGFYDEVTGGHSHSYVNSELAGILEGLERYCGVTPRGKETNVEGSYSQLKDIAFNPSTVGFHAEEQFEQPDFPFIPYDPDSPMEWVWGYSFVEARPILVPNLLAYYSMGDVGGFVYEISNGCAVGGSLEEAILYGILEVVERDSFLMTWYAKLQVPRLDIKSSGDSELILMALRLEAVTGYELSLFNTTMENGIPSIWALAKGRSEHNVNLICSAGAHLDPLRAAKSAIHELAGMIPMAERRLKERRLEAEAMLDDSFLVQQMEDHSLLYSLPQAEERLHFLLDERNPIRTFAEEFHSLPWQEDLTEDLKQILSVFHSLQMDVIVVDQSSSETLRNGLRCVKVLIPGMLPMTFGHHLTRLIGLNRVLDVPMQLGYADRRLTPQELNPYPHPFP, from the coding sequence TTGAATACTGTCGCTATTATTGGGGAGGGTAATCTTGCCGACACGGTGTGTAAGTGCCTGTCAGGGCTCGTACTTGTCCGAAGCAAGGACTTCAGTGAAGCTATACCATCTGTAGATTTGGTATTGGTACTGCAGGATGAGGATAACTCCTCATTTTTTTATGAAGCTGATCAGATGCTACGGCCGCGTGGGATGCCTTGGTTGTGTGCCTATGTATCCCTCGGAGAAGGAATCATAGGGCCTCTGATCGTTCCGGGAAAGAGTGGATGCTTCCAATGTGCAGAAACACGGTTATCTCTGGCAGGGAGCAATCGCAAAGAAGTCGAGGATTATCTTAAGAAGCTCGTATCTGAGGATTATGTTCTCGATTATACTACTGAAATATCTTCAGCGGGAGCTAGTTATATGGCACATATTATCTCAGCGGAAACGGAAAAGGTGCTGCGGGGAGACAGAGCGAATTGTGAAGATCATCTCTATTTGGTCAATTTGAGTCATTTGAGCAGTACCATCCATTATGTCTTACCCATTGGGACTTGCTCGGTATGCGGCCAATTGCATGATGATTCCGCGGAATTAGCAAAGATCTCACTACAGAAGTGTCTCAAACAGGGCAACAGCTATCGCTCCCGTTCGATGAGTGATTTGAAGAAGGTTCTGCTCAAAGACTATTGGGACAGTCGAACTGGTATTTTTAATGATAAGAAGTGGGGGCTCGCCTCAACCTTTGCCAGTGCCGCTATAAATCTTCCTTTAGGTTTTTATGATGAGGTCACGGGAGGGCATTCACACTCCTATGTGAATAGTGAACTTGCGGGGATATTAGAAGGATTAGAGCGTTATTGTGGTGTAACTCCACGTGGTAAAGAAACGAATGTAGAGGGCAGCTATTCCCAACTTAAGGACATTGCGTTTAATCCGTCTACGGTAGGGTTTCATGCAGAGGAGCAATTCGAACAACCTGATTTTCCCTTCATCCCATATGATCCTGATTCTCCAATGGAATGGGTCTGGGGATATTCGTTTGTAGAGGCACGTCCGATTCTGGTCCCCAATCTGTTAGCATATTACAGTATGGGCGATGTAGGGGGCTTTGTATATGAAATCTCCAACGGGTGCGCGGTGGGCGGAAGTTTAGAGGAGGCCATCTTATACGGGATTCTTGAGGTGGTTGAACGAGATTCCTTTCTAATGACCTGGTATGCAAAACTACAGGTTCCGCGGCTTGACATTAAATCATCGGGAGATTCGGAACTGATCCTAATGGCCCTACGTTTAGAAGCGGTTACTGGTTATGAATTAAGTTTATTCAACACTACGATGGAAAACGGAATTCCGAGCATATGGGCACTGGCAAAAGGAAGGTCAGAACACAATGTGAACCTCATCTGTTCTGCTGGAGCTCATCTCGACCCGTTACGGGCGGCCAAGAGCGCGATACATGAGCTGGCGGGCATGATCCCAATGGCTGAAAGGAGATTGAAGGAACGAAGGCTCGAAGCTGAAGCTATGCTTGATGACTCATTCCTGGTGCAGCAAATGGAAGATCATTCTTTGCTCTATAGCTTGCCACAGGCAGAGGAACGGCTTCACTTCTTATTAGACGAACGGAACCCTATCCGTACTTTTGCAGAAGAGTTTCATTCACTTCCGTGGCAAGAAGATTTAACAGAGGATCTAAAACAAATTCTTTCAGTTTTCCACAGTCTTCAGATGGACGTCATTGTAGTTGACCAGTCATCAAGTGAGACTCTCCGCAACGGACTGCGTTGTGTGAAGGTGCTCATCCCGGGAATGTTACCCATGACATTTGGACATCATCTTACCCGGCTCATTGGCCTGAATAGGGTACTGGATGTACCGATGCAGCTAGGTTACGCAGACCGCAGACTGACTCCGCAGGAGCTTAACCCTTATCCGCATCCATTTCCGTAG
- a CDS encoding YjcZ family sporulation protein: MGELGGIGSCSCGLFTSTGVILVLFILLVIVSRAFI, encoded by the coding sequence ATGGGAGAACTTGGTGGAATCGGAAGCTGTAGCTGTGGCTTGTTTACAAGCACAGGTGTAATCCTCGTATTATTCATTCTGTTAGTTATTGTTTCTCGTGCATTTATCTAA
- a CDS encoding RidA family protein — MGNHIEDRLESLGITLPNASNPAASYTNFVIVNGLMFVSGKGPTGKPKGKLGSDFNTDDGYEFARQTGIEVLAVLKDALGSLEKVKRVVKVQGFVNAEAYFEEHHKVLNGFSELMFEVFGDKGVHARSVFGAVSVRDNLPIIVDSIFEVEE; from the coding sequence ATGGGAAATCACATTGAAGATCGTTTAGAAAGCTTAGGAATCACATTACCTAATGCTAGTAATCCAGCAGCTAGTTATACGAATTTTGTAATCGTAAACGGACTCATGTTTGTATCGGGTAAAGGTCCTACTGGAAAACCTAAAGGAAAACTTGGAAGTGATTTTAATACAGATGATGGCTATGAATTTGCAAGGCAAACAGGAATTGAAGTTCTTGCTGTATTGAAGGATGCTTTAGGATCATTAGAGAAAGTGAAAAGAGTTGTTAAGGTCCAAGGATTTGTAAATGCAGAAGCATATTTTGAAGAGCATCATAAAGTTTTAAACGGATTTTCTGAATTGATGTTTGAGGTGTTTGGAGATAAAGGCGTTCATGCAAGATCTGTTTTTGGAGCAGTATCAGTAAGAGATAATCTACCCATCATTGTTGATTCAATATTTGAAGTAGAAGAATAA
- a CDS encoding AAA family ATPase: MFLREIIKMTDKIQHHDQYPFNIPTIRSLDRLSFNKNVTFFVGENGSGKSTLLEAIAYQCGFNTGGGSRNNQYDLESSEARLGDCIRLSWMPKVNQGFFLKAETFYSFASHIDKLAEEDPSLYRYYGGKSLHEQSHGEAFVSLFKNRFGQRGIYILDEPEAALSPQRQILFLSIIHELQKNAQLIIATHSPILMGYPNADIYNFDSIPVTRIGYKETEHYQVTRRFLENREFYLTEILEE; encoded by the coding sequence ATGTTTCTACGTGAAATAATTAAGATGACTGACAAGATACAACATCATGATCAATATCCATTCAATATACCCACGATTCGAAGTTTAGATAGGCTATCCTTTAATAAAAATGTAACTTTTTTTGTGGGAGAGAATGGTTCTGGAAAATCCACTCTGTTAGAAGCCATTGCCTATCAATGTGGTTTCAATACTGGTGGGGGAAGTCGGAATAATCAATATGATTTAGAGTCCTCAGAAGCCCGATTAGGTGATTGTATTAGGCTTTCTTGGATGCCTAAGGTAAACCAGGGGTTCTTTCTTAAAGCAGAAACATTCTATAGTTTTGCTTCACATATCGATAAGCTAGCTGAGGAAGATCCTTCTCTTTATAGGTATTACGGAGGGAAATCTCTACACGAACAATCGCATGGAGAAGCATTCGTCTCCTTATTTAAGAATCGATTTGGTCAACGAGGGATTTATATTTTAGATGAGCCGGAGGCGGCCCTCTCTCCTCAAAGGCAGATATTGTTCTTAAGCATCATTCATGAATTGCAGAAGAATGCTCAATTAATAATAGCAACCCATTCACCCATTCTTATGGGGTATCCTAATGCAGATATCTATAACTTTGATTCAATCCCGGTGACAAGAATTGGATACAAGGAAACTGAACATTACCAGGTTACTCGCAGGTTTTTAGAGAATAGAGAATTCTATTTAACAGAGATTCTTGAAGAATAA
- a CDS encoding ArsR/SmtB family transcription factor has translation MNETKAVRIINKQQQVEVIKEDFKYCQKVFLAIGNETRQSIITVLMETTCSKGLRVGEITEKTHLSRPAVSHHLKILRDAEIIMVREEGSKNYYFIDVRTKLGTLKILINHIDEFIEQYY, from the coding sequence ATGAACGAGACGAAAGCGGTGAGAATCATAAATAAACAGCAACAAGTCGAAGTCATCAAAGAAGACTTCAAATATTGCCAGAAAGTCTTTTTAGCTATTGGTAATGAAACCCGGCAATCAATTATTACGGTACTTATGGAAACTACATGTTCGAAAGGACTGCGCGTAGGTGAGATTACTGAAAAAACCCATCTATCACGACCAGCGGTCTCCCATCATCTAAAAATCTTAAGAGACGCTGAAATTATTATGGTGAGGGAAGAAGGATCTAAAAATTATTATTTTATAGACGTTAGAACAAAATTAGGGACGTTAAAAATTCTGATTAACCATATCGATGAATTTATAGAACAATACTATTAG
- a CDS encoding NADP-dependent oxidoreductase, with the protein MKAMVINKYGKHPLQLTDMPEPEVGDYDVLAEIHAASINPIDFKVRDGKVRMLLKYDMPLVLGNDFSGIVIKSGNKVTKFKVGDEIYGRPSKNRIGTFAEYISIHEDDIALKPENLSFEEAASIPLVGLTSYQALHDILQLSAGQKVLIQAGAGGVGTFAIQLAKAMGVYVATTTSEAGAKLVESLGADQIINYRTEQFDQVLQDYDGVFDTIGGETLEKAFKTVKSGGQIVSVSGLPNARFGEEFGSGFIKTNLFRLITRKLTKLENKYNVKYNFLFMKPSGRQLEIISELIESGKIKPVIDQIFPFVEAQKAMEYSESGRAKGKIILKIK; encoded by the coding sequence ATGAAAGCTATGGTAATTAATAAATATGGGAAACACCCTCTTCAATTGACCGACATGCCAGAACCTGAAGTGGGTGATTATGATGTGCTGGCAGAAATCCATGCGGCAAGTATTAATCCTATCGATTTCAAAGTACGAGATGGCAAAGTTCGTATGCTGTTGAAATACGATATGCCGCTTGTTTTAGGAAATGATTTTTCAGGTATTGTCATCAAATCAGGAAACAAGGTTACAAAATTTAAAGTCGGTGATGAAATTTACGGTCGACCAAGTAAGAATAGAATTGGAACTTTCGCTGAATATATTTCCATACATGAAGACGATATAGCGTTAAAGCCAGAAAACCTTTCCTTTGAGGAAGCTGCATCCATCCCATTAGTCGGACTAACATCCTATCAAGCATTGCATGATATATTACAGCTATCGGCAGGACAAAAGGTATTAATTCAAGCTGGGGCGGGTGGTGTTGGCACTTTTGCTATCCAACTTGCCAAAGCGATGGGGGTTTACGTTGCAACAACTACTAGCGAGGCTGGAGCTAAATTGGTCGAATCACTTGGAGCCGATCAAATTATCAATTATAGAACAGAACAATTTGATCAGGTCTTACAAGATTATGATGGAGTATTCGATACAATAGGCGGAGAGACATTAGAAAAGGCTTTTAAAACAGTTAAATCAGGAGGACAAATTGTATCGGTATCAGGGTTACCCAATGCACGCTTCGGAGAAGAATTTGGGTCCGGATTCATAAAAACGAATCTTTTTCGATTGATCACCCGTAAGCTGACCAAATTAGAGAATAAATATAATGTCAAATACAACTTCCTGTTCATGAAACCAAGTGGCAGACAATTGGAGATCATTTCGGAACTTATTGAATCAGGAAAAATAAAGCCTGTTATTGATCAAATTTTTCCTTTTGTAGAAGCTCAAAAAGCGATGGAGTATTCCGAATCGGGCAGGGCAAAAGGAAAGATTATTTTAAAGATAAAGTGA
- a CDS encoding DUF3626 domain-containing protein — translation MNSVIKNLNYRNKLGLLYNLERPLKDPSELFPHRNLNHFIEAQVHGEIFLQDDVEILVADPSFKRTGIGNYLEQISIKYSIKLVWHMGFAMFGMYSFDMVIRLMNIEATDLI, via the coding sequence TTGAATAGCGTAATTAAAAATCTCAATTATAGAAACAAGTTGGGGCTATTGTATAATCTTGAACGTCCGTTAAAAGATCCGTCAGAACTGTTTCCCCATCGGAACCTTAACCATTTTATCGAAGCTCAAGTTCATGGAGAAATATTTCTTCAAGATGATGTGGAAATTTTAGTTGCTGATCCATCGTTCAAACGAACAGGTATTGGGAATTACTTAGAGCAAATCAGTATCAAATATTCCATTAAACTAGTTTGGCATATGGGGTTTGCAATGTTTGGCATGTACTCGTTCGATATGGTAATCCGATTGATGAACATCGAGGCAACTGATTTAATATGA
- a CDS encoding Na/Pi cotransporter family protein, translating to MDWQEILFKFVGGLGIFLFGIKFMSDGLQKSAGDKMRGILEKYTSHPILGVLVGIGVTCLIQSSTGTTVMAIGLVNAGLMTLRQAIGVVLGANIGTTMTAFIVGIKIEEYALPIIAVGAFFLFFMNKKKFQYIGQVIFGFGALFLGLSTMGGGVKPLRELPAFTDFMVQLADQPVLGLIVGTVFTMIVQSSSATIGILQTIADEGMISLHGSLPILFGDNIGTTITTVLASIGASIAAKRTALVHVIFNVCGAIIFMLLLPVVLWVVEWMGEGLNIRMQIAYAHGLFNVTNTLIFLPLIPVLAWVVTKAIPGKMEEIQFRPIFLDERLLATPAVALGQAQHEILRMGQYAKESLQDATKFFFNQDTKFANLALQKEGLINELNRKIIDYITRIHQNNGLPEGESEKASGWFQTVSDIERIGDHAENVVELAEFSINNKMEFSEAATKELQEMMEVADQTVEKALIALEKQNAEMARAVLQLELKLDELEVIFRKNHIKRLNQQLCASGAGTIYLDLLTNLERIGDHCKNIAQFVLHEQH from the coding sequence TTGGATTGGCAAGAGATATTGTTTAAGTTTGTTGGGGGGCTCGGCATCTTTCTGTTTGGTATTAAATTTATGTCGGATGGTCTGCAAAAGTCAGCCGGAGACAAAATGCGCGGAATTCTGGAAAAATACACTTCTCATCCCATTCTGGGGGTGCTTGTTGGTATCGGGGTCACCTGTCTGATTCAGTCTTCAACAGGGACGACAGTCATGGCGATCGGCTTGGTTAATGCAGGTCTAATGACACTCAGACAAGCAATCGGAGTCGTACTTGGAGCGAACATCGGTACAACGATGACCGCATTTATTGTAGGGATTAAAATCGAAGAGTATGCATTGCCTATTATTGCGGTAGGGGCATTCTTTTTATTTTTTATGAATAAGAAAAAATTTCAATACATTGGGCAAGTCATCTTCGGATTCGGTGCGTTGTTTCTCGGACTTTCTACGATGGGTGGAGGTGTGAAGCCGCTCCGGGAACTACCTGCGTTTACTGATTTTATGGTACAGCTTGCCGATCAGCCCGTGCTCGGACTAATTGTCGGTACGGTCTTTACGATGATTGTACAGAGCTCAAGTGCGACGATTGGGATTCTGCAGACTATTGCAGACGAAGGGATGATATCTCTTCATGGGTCTCTGCCGATTCTGTTCGGTGATAATATCGGGACCACCATAACAACGGTGCTTGCTTCAATTGGAGCTTCCATTGCGGCAAAACGGACAGCGTTGGTGCACGTTATTTTCAATGTCTGTGGGGCCATTATCTTTATGCTCTTGCTGCCTGTGGTACTCTGGGTTGTGGAATGGATGGGAGAAGGACTTAATATTCGGATGCAAATTGCTTACGCGCATGGACTGTTTAACGTGACGAATACACTCATCTTCCTCCCATTGATTCCCGTGTTAGCATGGGTTGTAACAAAAGCTATTCCAGGAAAAATGGAAGAGATTCAATTTAGACCGATCTTTCTAGACGAGCGTTTGCTTGCTACACCCGCGGTGGCGTTAGGTCAAGCCCAACACGAAATTTTACGGATGGGTCAGTATGCCAAAGAGTCATTGCAAGATGCGACCAAGTTCTTTTTTAATCAGGATACGAAGTTTGCAAATCTTGCATTACAGAAGGAAGGGCTCATAAATGAGCTCAATCGCAAAATTATCGACTATATTACTCGGATTCACCAGAATAACGGACTTCCAGAGGGCGAATCGGAAAAAGCTTCCGGCTGGTTCCAGACTGTCAGTGACATCGAACGGATCGGAGACCATGCGGAGAATGTTGTAGAGTTAGCTGAATTCAGCATAAACAACAAGATGGAGTTCTCGGAAGCCGCGACGAAAGAGCTTCAGGAGATGATGGAAGTCGCTGATCAGACCGTAGAGAAAGCGCTGATAGCTCTGGAGAAACAAAACGCCGAAATGGCTAGAGCAGTATTACAGCTGGAATTGAAGCTGGATGAACTTGAGGTTATATTCCGAAAGAATCACATCAAGCGTCTAAACCAACAATTGTGTGCAAGTGGAGCCGGCACGATCTACTTAGACCTGCTTACCAATCTCGAACGGATCGGAGATCATTGCAAGAATATTGCTCAATTCGTTCTGCACGAACAACATTAA
- a CDS encoding beta-N-acetylglucosaminidase domain-containing protein, producing the protein MNNHLSQTTNHPYEIYPIPQDINYYEGEATITDCVHIVTHAELKEATLPKLQEALTLYGYTYTVSDDFAAGKSNIYLTNQQQCNKHWLASIHPESISELTQREGYSLVINGDSVCNVAIIGSDSDGIHYGVVTLNRILSQLTNHVIQKCVITDYPEILYRGYIEGFYGYPWSHEDRMDLMKFGGEQKLNTYIYAPKDDPYHRKHWRDLYPSEKAQEISELAAAGHANNLNFVWTIHPGETIDLSSEEDFQSAIAKLEQLYTLGVRQFGILFDDLVGVPNGIEQAEFINRIDTEFVKAKGDIRPLLTVGTRYCEAWGPSMTEYFKPFVEVLHDDVEIMWTGAATMSNISKEQYDAPKRAIGTDKNLSVWWNYPVNDYCDSKILMGKIENLSSDLNNVNGFFSNPMNQPQASKQALFCIADHNWNTDAFNCEVSFSASFRALAPEVAEDLELFASNSCYLNDDGGISGDFLFDESWYLKDDVKELQTGIEHGQDITECANRLMNHFIRMEAAADRIKEKCLNLQLVKELDPFLDAFKLMTQSAKHVIQAVTALQRGDVLEMERNNEVAHNLFKSMEQCKVQRLKDEVPQNYVVDVGTLVIKPFIAETITLTAIIAGTEQKPLSLDYDMKNLALQSLGVTATASSSVNDNENGSKTIDGTIKSGKWCSPDHRPHLTIDLQQPRTIKQYRIINCGHPVARETKVWNTKHFQILASLDGDQFTIIDEVTDNKDDVVNRILDNETTARYIRLQIVEPTQISIDGSGHTRIYAFELFDECYPEQSEKVLTSEIQIEKPGKIIIKNVKMGDVISLYRSLNEETPFAVSEKASEDKTEVVFEGVALREDGDRIFIERTSGKYLPSIRTSKGI; encoded by the coding sequence ATGAACAATCATTTAAGTCAGACAACAAACCATCCTTATGAAATTTATCCTATTCCTCAGGATATTAATTATTATGAAGGTGAAGCTACAATAACAGATTGTGTTCATATCGTTACCCATGCTGAGCTAAAAGAGGCCACATTGCCTAAACTGCAAGAGGCTTTAACTTTATACGGTTATACATATACGGTATCAGATGATTTTGCAGCTGGTAAAAGCAATATTTATCTTACAAATCAGCAGCAGTGTAATAAACATTGGTTGGCAAGTATTCATCCAGAGTCCATTTCCGAATTGACTCAAAGAGAAGGGTACAGCCTAGTGATCAATGGAGATTCAGTTTGCAATGTGGCTATTATCGGTAGTGATAGCGATGGAATCCATTATGGTGTTGTTACTTTGAATCGTATTCTGAGCCAATTAACAAATCATGTTATACAGAAATGTGTGATCACGGATTATCCTGAAATATTGTATCGTGGATATATTGAGGGGTTTTATGGTTATCCGTGGAGTCATGAAGATCGTATGGATCTCATGAAATTTGGTGGCGAACAGAAGTTAAATACTTACATCTATGCTCCTAAAGATGACCCTTATCACAGAAAACACTGGAGAGATTTATATCCGAGCGAAAAAGCACAGGAAATTTCCGAACTTGCGGCTGCTGGCCACGCTAACAATTTGAATTTTGTATGGACCATTCACCCAGGGGAGACGATTGACCTCTCATCAGAGGAGGATTTTCAATCTGCGATTGCTAAGTTAGAACAGCTATACACCCTAGGAGTACGCCAATTTGGCATACTGTTCGATGATCTCGTTGGCGTTCCAAATGGAATAGAGCAAGCGGAGTTTATCAATAGAATTGATACCGAATTTGTCAAAGCTAAAGGTGATATCAGGCCTCTCCTCACCGTGGGTACAAGATATTGTGAAGCTTGGGGCCCATCGATGACAGAATATTTCAAACCTTTTGTAGAGGTCCTTCATGATGATGTTGAAATTATGTGGACGGGTGCAGCGACGATGTCCAATATCTCTAAAGAACAATATGATGCACCAAAACGAGCAATAGGTACTGACAAGAACCTATCTGTATGGTGGAACTATCCTGTTAATGACTATTGTGACTCCAAAATTCTCATGGGTAAAATAGAAAATTTAAGCTCGGATCTGAATAATGTAAATGGGTTCTTCTCGAATCCTATGAATCAACCTCAAGCTTCTAAACAAGCCTTATTCTGCATTGCGGATCACAACTGGAATACAGATGCTTTCAACTGTGAAGTAAGTTTTTCCGCATCATTTAGAGCGCTTGCTCCAGAAGTAGCAGAAGATTTGGAGCTATTCGCTTCGAATAGCTGTTATTTAAATGATGACGGCGGGATCAGTGGAGACTTTTTGTTCGATGAATCATGGTACTTGAAAGATGATGTCAAAGAACTACAAACTGGCATAGAACATGGACAAGATATAACTGAATGTGCGAACAGATTGATGAATCATTTCATTAGAATGGAAGCAGCAGCAGATCGTATTAAAGAGAAATGTTTAAATTTACAGTTGGTAAAAGAATTAGATCCTTTCTTGGATGCTTTTAAATTGATGACCCAATCAGCGAAGCATGTGATTCAAGCTGTTACAGCCTTGCAACGTGGTGACGTGCTTGAAATGGAACGTAACAATGAAGTTGCGCATAACCTGTTCAAATCCATGGAACAATGTAAAGTTCAAAGACTAAAAGATGAGGTTCCACAGAATTATGTCGTAGATGTAGGTACCTTAGTAATTAAACCTTTTATTGCTGAAACGATTACGTTGACAGCCATTATTGCTGGAACCGAACAAAAGCCATTATCGCTTGACTACGATATGAAGAATCTTGCATTACAATCTCTTGGGGTTACAGCAACGGCTTCGAGTAGTGTGAATGACAACGAAAATGGCAGTAAGACCATTGATGGCACGATTAAAAGTGGGAAGTGGTGTTCGCCAGATCATAGACCACATCTTACTATCGATTTGCAGCAGCCTAGAACTATTAAGCAATATCGTATTATTAACTGCGGACATCCTGTGGCTAGGGAAACCAAAGTATGGAACACCAAGCATTTTCAGATCCTTGCTAGTTTAGATGGTGATCAATTCACAATCATTGATGAAGTAACAGATAACAAAGATGATGTGGTTAACCGTATTCTTGACAATGAAACGACAGCAAGATATATCCGTCTGCAGATTGTTGAACCAACACAAATAAGCATAGACGGAAGCGGACATACGCGTATCTACGCTTTTGAATTATTCGATGAATGTTATCCAGAGCAATCAGAAAAAGTACTCACATCTGAAATCCAGATTGAAAAACCAGGTAAAATCATCATTAAGAATGTAAAAATGGGCGATGTTATCTCTTTGTATCGATCATTGAATGAAGAAACTCCATTTGCGGTATCTGAGAAAGCTTCTGAAGATAAAACTGAGGTTGTGTTTGAAGGCGTAGCGCTGCGTGAAGATGGAGACAGAATATTTATTGAGAGAACATCTGGTAAATATCTACCAAGTATCAGAACATCAAAAGGAATCTAG
- a CDS encoding DUF4339 domain-containing protein has product MFCSKCGEEKKNSTCPNCGNTVFTPHKLKDLKWDKPKESEYRTISADTLTPEQEAEEWYYVLRGERCGPVSRLQFLNLYNNEKVFLSTKVWKAGMPGWADVNQTDLIDISNQPPPLQGDDINNSIVWVLAFVPILGPIIENIISGVIGETSGSLWFVTLILNIILCITDENRLKRAGYNTKEMLLWAIFLIPVYLFRRAHLLKQKNVYAIVWCITFAFMILIPF; this is encoded by the coding sequence ATGTTTTGTAGCAAGTGCGGAGAGGAAAAGAAAAATTCAACTTGTCCTAATTGTGGAAATACCGTCTTTACTCCACATAAACTTAAAGACTTAAAATGGGACAAGCCCAAAGAAAGTGAATATAGAACTATTTCCGCAGATACGTTAACCCCTGAACAAGAAGCTGAAGAATGGTACTATGTATTAAGAGGGGAAAGATGCGGACCAGTTTCAAGACTCCAGTTCCTTAACCTTTATAACAATGAAAAGGTGTTTTTAAGTACTAAAGTTTGGAAAGCTGGGATGCCAGGATGGGCTGACGTTAATCAAACAGATTTGATTGATATAAGTAATCAACCACCACCATTGCAAGGTGATGATATTAATAATTCAATAGTATGGGTATTGGCATTTGTCCCAATTTTAGGGCCAATAATAGAAAATATTATTTCTGGAGTAATTGGTGAAACTAGTGGTTCATTATGGTTTGTTACGTTAATTCTCAATATAATACTATGTATTACTGATGAAAATAGATTGAAAAGAGCTGGTTACAATACAAAAGAAATGTTGTTGTGGGCAATATTCTTAATCCCAGTATATCTTTTTAGAAGAGCACATTTATTGAAGCAGAAAAATGTCTATGCCATTGTTTGGTGTATAACGTTTGCATTCATGATCTTGATTCCATTTTAG
- a CDS encoding SDR family oxidoreductase — protein sequence MQKRDLERKIAIVTGASRLSGIGAAICTALASKGIDVFFTYWTTYDEEMPWGIHVNEPQLIQDNIIKYGVRCEKLELDLSDSLAPGRLLDAVEAKLGNPSILINNATYSVDVGYDTLTAEVLDKHYQVNIRGTMLLSVEFSKRFNYSKGGRIINLTSGQSLGPMAGNIAYATTKGAIDIFTSTLSAEVASKGITVNAVNPGPTDTGWMNDGVKNDILTKFPRGRIGVPQDAARLITFLASDDAEWVTGQIIHSEGGFQRG from the coding sequence ATGCAGAAGAGAGATCTAGAAAGAAAAATAGCCATAGTAACAGGTGCTTCTCGCCTTAGCGGCATCGGGGCAGCAATATGTACAGCGCTGGCTAGTAAAGGAATTGATGTATTCTTTACATATTGGACTACCTATGATGAAGAGATGCCTTGGGGAATTCATGTAAATGAACCTCAATTGATACAAGATAACATCATAAAATATGGGGTGCGTTGTGAGAAACTAGAGTTAGATCTTTCAGATTCACTTGCTCCTGGTAGGTTATTAGATGCAGTTGAAGCGAAATTGGGAAACCCATCCATTTTAATAAACAACGCGACCTATTCCGTTGATGTAGGTTACGACACTTTAACCGCTGAAGTACTTGATAAACATTACCAAGTAAATATTCGTGGTACCATGTTATTAAGTGTAGAATTCTCTAAACGATTTAATTATTCAAAAGGTGGAAGAATTATCAATCTAACTTCTGGTCAATCACTAGGACCGATGGCTGGTAATATAGCTTATGCTACTACTAAAGGAGCCATTGATATATTCACTTCAACCTTGTCGGCTGAAGTAGCCTCTAAAGGAATTACAGTTAATGCAGTGAATCCAGGACCAACGGATACTGGATGGATGAATGATGGCGTGAAAAATGATATTTTGACTAAATTTCCAAGGGGTAGAATTGGAGTGCCTCAAGATGCTGCGCGATTAATTACTTTTCTTGCAAGTGACGATGCAGAGTGGGTAACTGGACAAATTATTCACTCAGAAGGTGGATTTCAAAGAGGTTAG